A portion of the Cryptomeria japonica chromosome 5, Sugi_1.0, whole genome shotgun sequence genome contains these proteins:
- the LOC131042318 gene encoding polyphenol oxidase I, chloroplastic, whose amino-acid sequence MESAMIASPRFSHARSTNQWLPLDLKPQVLCPGKVRKTHGSGTKNLASMRVRCENREDGRLEIDRRQLLLSSSTLGVSVLTSGKAMAMPYPAPDLSKCTYPTDLPTCATVEGGCCPPFKEGETAVDFKFPTSMPMRTRKAAHLADAELISKYDKALTLMKKLPLDDPRSFLQQGRVHCAYCNGGYKVGSDTVQVHKSWFFAPFHRWYMYFYERILATLIEDDTFALPFWNWDTEEGMSIPPMFTNKCSSLYDNNRDPCHQPPIRLNLADVTSCDSGDVSANYANIYSHMVSGAGTAELFHGAAIRYNAGTNTLSAGALESSPHNLGHRWSGTPGNPNREDMGSLYSAGKDPLFYTHHSNVDRMWYLWNNTLGNKNYDDKDLMETPFLFYDENKQLVKVKAGDCYDTTKLRYIYQDLELPWLKQGRSLKKAGKLIPKPKTSTFEKAVGDKAKNLSSPLTFKVERPNKSPGKGQVEVLKIEGVETDRKVFSAFEIFINYPEATTTTPFNSPHYAGAFTTIGHGIMTEGSMMSTTTKESFKIGISETLEDLGIQNDDEILVTLVPKSSKDLATSPITFTSITIENVSK is encoded by the exons ATGGAGAGCGCAATGATAGCTTCGCCAAGATTCTCGCATGCACGCAGCACAAATCAATGGCTTCCATTAGATTTGAAGCCCCAGGTTTTATGTCCAGGCAAAGTGAGGAAAACTCATGGTTCTGGCACAAAGAATTTAGCATCAATGCGTGTTCGTTGTGAGAATAGAGAAGACGGTCGCTTGGAAATCGACCGCCGTCAGTTGCTGTTATCTTCGTCGACATTGGGCGTTTCGGTTCTAACGAGCGGGAAGGCCATGGCGATGCCATATCCGGCTCCTGATCTGTCTAAGTGTACGTACCCAACTGATCTTCCGACTTGCGCAACGGTAGAAGGTGGGTGCTGTCCTCCATTCAAGGAGGGAGAAACTGCCGTGGACTTCAAATTTCCGACGTCCATGCCTATGAGGACGCGTAAAGCGGCGCATCTGGCCGACGCAGAGTTAATCTCGAAGTACGATAAGGCACTGACGTTAATGAAGAAGCTCCCATTAGATGATCCTCGGAGTTTTCTCCAGCAAGGCAGAGTGCACTGCGCATATTGCAACGGGGGCTACAAGGTGGGATCAGATACCGTGCAGGTTCACAAGTCATGGTTTTTTGCGCCTTTCCATCGCTGGTATATGTATTTCTACGAGCGCATTTTGGCAACTCTCATCGAAGACGATACCTTTGCGCTGCCATTCTGGAACTGGGACACCGAGGAAGGGATGTCGATTCCCCCCATGTTCACCAACAAGTGCAGCTCCTTATACGACAATAACAGGGATCCATGTCACCAGCCTCCCATCCGTCTCAATCTGGCGGACGTAACCAGCTGTGACTCAGGCGATGTGAGTGCCAACTATGCTAACATCTATAGCCACATGGTGTCTGGTGCGGGAACGGCAGAGCTCTTCCACGGTGCGGCAATTCG GTACAACGCCGGAACGAATACATTGTCGGCGGGAGCGCTGGAATCCTCTCCTCATAATCTTGGGCACCGCTGGAGTGGCACTCCCGGTAACCCAAACCGTGAAGACATGGGCAGCTTATACTCGGCAGGCAAAGATCCTCTGTTCTATACCCATCACTCCAATGTGGACCGCATGTGGTACCTCTGGAACAACACATTGGGCAACAAAAACTACGATGACAAAGATCTTATGGAGACCCCGTTCCTGTTTTACGATGAGAATAAGCAGCTTGTAAAAGTTAAAGCCGGCGACTGTTATGATACAACCAAGCTGAGGTACATATACCAGGATCTAGAGCTTCCCTGGTTGAAGCAGGGGCGGTCGTTGAAGAAGGCTGGAAAGCTGATTCCTAAGCCTAAAACATCCACCTTTGAAAAGGCTGTCGGTGACAAGGCCAAGAACCTGTCGTCTCCTTTGACCTTTAAGGTTGAGAGGCCGAACAAGAGTCCTGGTAAAGGGCAGGTGGAGGTTCTTAAGATTGAGGGAGTGGAGACTGACAGAAAGGTGTTTTCAGCGTTCGAAATTTTCATAAATTATCCCGAGGCCACCACTACCACTCCCTTCAACAGCCCTCATTATGCGGGCGCCTTTACTACTATTGGGCACGGCATCATGACAGAAGGATCTATGATGTCAACGACTACTAAGGAGAGTTTCAAGATTGGGATTTCTGAGACGCTGGAAGATTTGGGCATACAGAATGACGATGAAATACTCGTTACGCTCGTCCCAAAGTCTTCCAAAGATCTGGCTACGTCTCCCATTACCTTTACTTCCATAACGATTGAAAATGTTAGCAAGTAA